Proteins encoded by one window of Streptomyces sp. ALI-76-A:
- a CDS encoding cytochrome P450 — protein sequence MTNQPAPTDPAPELFTWEFATDPYPAYAWLREHAPVHRTELPSGVRAWLVTRYADAKQALADPRLSKNPAHHDEPAHARGRTGIPGERKAELMTHLLNIDPPDHTRLRKLVSKAFTPRRVAEFAPRVQELADDLIDGFAERGSADLIHDFAFPLPIYAICDLLGVPREDQDDFRDWAGMMIRHGGGPRGGVARSVKKMRGYLAELIHRKREALPAESTPGEDLISGLIRASDHGEHLTENEAAAMAFILLFAGFETTVNLIGNGTYALLTHPGQRDRLQRSLAAGERGLLETGVEELLRFDGPVELATWRFATRPLSIGGQDIAAGDPVLVVLAAADRDPERFADPDVLDLSRRDNQHLGYGHGIHYCLGAPLARLEGQTALGTLLTRLPDLQLAVDAADLRWRGGLIMRGLRTLPVEFTPRGRMPSPA from the coding sequence GTGACCAACCAGCCCGCCCCCACCGACCCGGCTCCGGAACTCTTCACCTGGGAGTTCGCCACCGACCCCTACCCCGCCTACGCCTGGCTCCGTGAGCACGCCCCCGTTCACCGGACCGAACTCCCCAGCGGCGTGCGGGCCTGGCTGGTCACCCGGTACGCCGATGCCAAGCAGGCGCTCGCCGACCCGCGGCTCTCCAAGAACCCGGCGCATCACGACGAGCCCGCGCACGCCAGGGGCAGGACCGGTATCCCCGGTGAGCGCAAGGCCGAGTTGATGACGCATCTGCTCAACATCGACCCGCCGGACCACACCCGGCTGCGGAAGCTGGTCAGCAAGGCGTTCACGCCGCGCCGCGTCGCCGAGTTCGCGCCCCGCGTCCAGGAGCTGGCCGACGACCTCATCGACGGGTTCGCCGAGCGGGGCAGCGCCGACCTCATCCACGACTTCGCCTTCCCGCTCCCCATCTACGCCATCTGCGACCTGCTCGGCGTCCCCCGCGAGGACCAGGACGACTTCCGGGACTGGGCGGGCATGATGATCCGTCACGGCGGCGGGCCGCGCGGCGGTGTCGCCCGGTCGGTGAAGAAGATGCGCGGCTATCTGGCCGAGCTCATCCACCGCAAGCGCGAGGCGCTCCCCGCCGAGAGCACCCCCGGCGAGGACCTCATCTCGGGTCTGATCCGCGCCTCCGACCACGGGGAGCACCTCACCGAGAACGAGGCCGCCGCGATGGCCTTCATCCTCCTCTTCGCCGGCTTCGAGACGACCGTCAACCTCATCGGGAACGGCACCTACGCCCTCCTCACCCACCCCGGGCAGCGCGACCGGCTCCAGCGGTCCCTGGCCGCCGGCGAACGCGGGCTCCTGGAGACGGGTGTCGAGGAACTCCTGCGCTTCGACGGCCCCGTGGAGCTCGCCACCTGGCGGTTCGCCACCCGGCCGCTCAGCATCGGCGGGCAGGACATCGCGGCCGGCGACCCCGTGCTCGTCGTCCTCGCCGCCGCGGACCGGGACCCGGAGCGGTTCGCCGATCCGGATGTGCTCGATCTCTCCCGGCGGGACAACCAGCACCTCGGATACGGCCACGGCATCCACTACTGCCTCGGCGCCCCCCTCGCCCGGCTGGAGGGACAGACCGCCCTCGGCACGCTCCTCACCCGCCTGCCGGACCTGCAACTCGCCGTGGACGCAGCGGACCTGCGCTGGCGCGGGGGGCTCATCATGCGCGGACTGCGCACGCTGCCCGTCGAGTTCACGCCCCGTGGCCGGATGCCCTCACCTGCGTAA
- a CDS encoding nucleoside triphosphate pyrophosphohydrolase, whose translation MNATSPEAAPDPHTPDPAPRTPDGPPAPGRIVLLTTSHRVAPGLLSWPAWQALRAADRVLCADGAHPQLPYLREAGTAVDEAAPTAEELVDACAGGRTVVVVATGEGEPTLTDGLARLAGSGRVSMPELELLPASYDLPGARLLDLVQVMDRIRAECPWSSQQTHKGLAKYGIEEAYELVEAIEDGDRDELREELGDVLLQVVFHARIAQEDPDTPFSIDDVAGGIVAKLIHRHPHVFGDETATTPEEVKEHWLRTKAMEKQRASVTDGVPLGQPGLALAAKLASRVRTAGLDVPLPAGEGIGYELLALAARAEAQGVDPEAALRAAARAYRDAVRAAEGLGG comes from the coding sequence GTGAACGCAACCAGCCCCGAGGCCGCCCCGGACCCCCACACCCCGGACCCCGCCCCCCGCACCCCGGACGGGCCGCCCGCCCCCGGCCGGATCGTCCTGCTCACCACCAGTCACCGCGTCGCCCCCGGCCTGCTGTCCTGGCCCGCCTGGCAGGCGCTGCGCGCCGCCGACCGGGTGCTGTGCGCGGACGGCGCCCACCCCCAGCTGCCGTACCTGCGCGAGGCCGGCACAGCGGTCGACGAGGCCGCGCCCACCGCCGAGGAACTGGTCGACGCGTGCGCCGGCGGCAGGACGGTGGTCGTGGTCGCCACCGGCGAGGGCGAGCCCACCCTCACGGACGGCCTGGCCCGCCTCGCCGGCTCCGGCCGCGTCTCGATGCCGGAGCTGGAGCTGCTCCCCGCCTCCTACGACCTGCCGGGCGCCCGCCTCCTCGACCTCGTCCAGGTGATGGACCGCATCCGCGCCGAGTGCCCGTGGTCGTCCCAGCAGACCCACAAGGGCCTGGCGAAGTACGGCATCGAGGAGGCGTACGAACTCGTCGAGGCGATCGAGGACGGGGACCGCGACGAACTGCGTGAGGAACTCGGCGACGTCCTCCTCCAGGTCGTCTTCCACGCCCGGATAGCGCAGGAGGACCCGGACACCCCCTTCTCCATCGACGACGTGGCCGGCGGCATCGTCGCGAAACTCATCCACCGCCACCCGCACGTCTTCGGCGACGAGACGGCGACCACCCCCGAGGAGGTCAAGGAGCACTGGCTGCGCACCAAGGCGATGGAGAAGCAGCGCGCCTCGGTGACGGACGGCGTCCCCCTGGGCCAGCCGGGCCTCGCCCTCGCGGCGAAACTCGCCTCGCGCGTCCGCACGGCGGGCCTGGACGTGCCGTTGCCCGCCGGCGAGGGCATCGGCTACGAACTCCTGGCACTGGCGGCACGGGCCGAGGCACAGGGCGTGGATCCCGAGGCCGCCCTGCGGGCGGCGGCCCGGGCGTACCGGGACGCCGTACGGGCCGCTGAGGGGCTCGGCGGCTGA
- a CDS encoding SurA N-terminal domain-containing protein translates to MHRRRRTALLLSAVIAAAPLLAACGNEAHPGAAAVVGGQRITVAQLENRVSEVRQAQRAAVPDEAQYQQVIAKTGTLARDTLHNMVLDRVLRSAAQDAGVTVSPKEIQQMRVGLEQQTGGAKALETAWLQEYGIAPERLDDNLRLQLEAQKLAAKLGTETGDPAFWNALSKASQQLDVDLNPRYGTWDVKKSSRVDAKTPWVREVTRAGTPQTA, encoded by the coding sequence TTGCACCGCCGCCGTCGCACCGCGCTCCTCCTCTCCGCCGTGATCGCCGCGGCCCCCCTCCTCGCCGCCTGCGGAAACGAGGCCCATCCCGGTGCGGCGGCCGTCGTCGGCGGCCAGCGGATCACCGTCGCCCAGCTGGAGAACCGGGTGAGCGAGGTACGTCAGGCCCAGCGGGCCGCGGTGCCGGACGAGGCGCAGTACCAGCAGGTCATCGCCAAGACGGGCACCCTGGCCCGGGACACCCTGCACAACATGGTCCTGGACCGGGTGCTGCGGAGCGCCGCCCAGGACGCGGGCGTGACCGTCAGCCCCAAGGAGATCCAACAGATGCGCGTCGGCCTGGAGCAGCAGACCGGCGGTGCGAAGGCACTGGAGACGGCCTGGCTCCAGGAGTACGGCATCGCCCCCGAGCGTCTCGACGACAACCTCCGCCTCCAGCTGGAGGCCCAGAAACTCGCCGCCAAGCTCGGCACCGAGACGGGCGACCCCGCCTTCTGGAACGCCCTCTCCAAGGCCTCCCAGCAGCTCGACGTGGACCTCAACCCGCGTTACGGCACCTGGGACGTCAAGAAGAGCAGCCGCGTGGACGCGAAGACGCCGTGGGTCCGCGAGGTCACGAGGGCGGGAACACCGCAGACGGCGTGA
- a CDS encoding serine/threonine-protein kinase — translation MSTLIGQGGMGQVWTAYDQRLDRRVAVKLLRPDKVAGQEADELRRRFVRECRVTAQVDHPGLVTVHDAGSEGEELFLVMQYVDGADLSDHLAEQDPYPWQWAVAVAAQLCAVLSAVHAVPIVHRDLKPRNVMVKQDGTVTVLDLGVASVMDADTTRLTHTGTPIGSPAYMAPEQAMGGAVGPYTDLYALGVLLHELLSGDVPFAGSTALGVLHRHLYEPPLPVRRVRPEVPEALEALVLRLLAKDPQHRPASAQEVYEHLALLLPARGMPTGGPLDPTRPFVRPHAPWPDRARTPAPQPAPVAPVAAEQAEKPDVARAVDEVKRLLGEGRITQAVDILGAILPAAAEQHGEHSPVVRTLRKQYAATLLDDGQYRRALPELRRLADERAVEAGPSDPQSLRFRYEAAQCLEQLGEPAAALTEYRALLPYYENQYVSGDPGLAHDVRRRIGHLLLALGDRAAAHDTLARLLHDTERLHGPGHPLAAEIRRTLQWLGQVRG, via the coding sequence CTGTCCACGCTCATCGGGCAGGGCGGCATGGGCCAGGTCTGGACGGCGTACGACCAGCGGCTGGACCGGCGCGTGGCGGTGAAGCTGCTGCGCCCCGACAAGGTGGCCGGCCAGGAGGCGGACGAGCTGCGCCGCCGGTTCGTGCGCGAGTGCCGGGTGACCGCGCAGGTCGACCACCCCGGCCTGGTCACCGTGCACGACGCGGGCAGCGAGGGCGAGGAGCTGTTCCTCGTCATGCAGTACGTCGACGGCGCGGACCTCTCCGACCACCTCGCCGAGCAGGACCCGTACCCCTGGCAGTGGGCGGTCGCGGTGGCCGCGCAGCTGTGCGCCGTCCTGAGCGCCGTGCACGCCGTGCCGATCGTCCACCGCGACCTCAAGCCGCGCAACGTGATGGTGAAGCAGGACGGTACGGTCACCGTCCTCGACCTCGGCGTCGCGTCCGTGATGGACGCCGACACCACCCGCCTCACGCACACCGGAACCCCCATCGGCTCGCCCGCCTACATGGCCCCGGAGCAGGCGATGGGCGGCGCGGTCGGCCCGTACACCGACCTGTACGCACTCGGTGTACTCCTGCACGAACTGCTCAGCGGCGACGTGCCGTTCGCCGGGTCGACGGCGCTCGGCGTGCTGCACCGGCACCTCTACGAGCCGCCGTTGCCCGTGCGCCGGGTCCGCCCCGAGGTCCCCGAGGCGCTGGAAGCGCTCGTCCTGCGCCTGCTCGCCAAGGACCCGCAGCACCGCCCCGCCTCCGCACAGGAGGTGTACGAGCACCTGGCGCTGCTGCTGCCCGCGCGCGGCATGCCCACCGGAGGACCGCTCGACCCCACCCGCCCCTTCGTGCGCCCGCACGCCCCCTGGCCGGACCGCGCCCGCACGCCCGCGCCCCAGCCCGCCCCGGTCGCCCCCGTCGCCGCCGAGCAGGCCGAGAAGCCGGACGTCGCCCGCGCCGTCGACGAGGTCAAGCGTCTCCTCGGCGAGGGCCGCATCACGCAGGCCGTCGACATCCTGGGCGCGATCCTGCCCGCCGCCGCCGAACAGCACGGCGAGCACTCCCCGGTCGTGCGCACCCTGCGCAAGCAGTACGCGGCCACCCTCCTGGACGACGGCCAGTACCGGCGCGCCCTGCCCGAACTGCGCCGCCTGGCCGACGAACGCGCGGTCGAGGCCGGCCCGTCCGACCCGCAGTCCCTCCGCTTCCGCTACGAGGCCGCCCAGTGCCTGGAGCAGCTCGGCGAACCGGCGGCGGCGCTGACCGAGTACCGCGCGCTGCTGCCGTACTACGAGAACCAGTACGTGTCCGGCGACCCGGGACTGGCCCACGACGTCCGCCGCCGCATCGGCCACCTGCTGCTCGCCCTGGGCGACCGCGCCGCCGCCCACGACACCCTGGCCCGCCTCCTGCACGACACGGAACGGCTGCACGGCCCCGGCCATCCGCTCGCGGCGGAGATCCGCCGGACACTGCAATGGCTGGGACAGGTACGCGGCTAG
- a CDS encoding N-6 DNA methylase, whose translation MQDNATEVTAAGIARLAGVGRAAVSNWRRRHTDFPKPVGGTETSPAFALAEVEAWLRHQGKLAEVPLRERVWQQLAGHPAGPVTALIHAGCVLLLIHDRPTVWLDVSAGSDERLAATLPGALEQVLTPRFGSVRRGRGVHAVHTGADAAGVSPVNRSPDVNGTRPVHARPGLSDPTAVNTPAHPSALDSDPSAVHTPRAGNSGPAVNAAPPVNTPQAVHATAAVHATPAVEAPTGPGLLSSAALLRGAAELAAELGARQTFEFLLGRHLDANPRQYTLTPADLAGLMADLAGPAHTVLDPACGTGALLRAVTPRPDQQLYAQDSARDLAALAALRLALSSRAAVRGAAGDTLRADAFPGLRADAVLCHPPFNERNWGHDELAYDPRWEYGFPARTESELAWVQHALARLKDGGTAVLLMPPAAASRRSGRRIRADLLRRGALRAVIALPLGAAPPHNIPLHLWVLRRPDKAPQQPAVLLADTGQFATEGRGGPDWRAVREAVLDAWRVFDKAGSLDERPGLARSVPVIELLDDDVDFAPARHLPPPAAAEGAEQLTAVRQRLGETLRLTTELTPPPADPAQPAPRWPLTTVGELARGGALVTLTGGNGGHARVPVLTDHDVLSGTDPSGALPESDEEAVLTEPGDVVVPVLGGGSMARVIDEATGGAALGRNLVLLRPDPAALDPWFLAGFLRGTANNRQASSYASTATRLDVRRLQLPRLPLDEQRRYGARFRALDEFERALRHAGRLGNQLVRGMYDGLTDGTVAPD comes from the coding sequence GTGCAGGACAACGCGACAGAGGTGACCGCCGCGGGGATCGCCCGGCTCGCGGGCGTCGGCCGTGCCGCCGTCAGCAACTGGCGCCGTCGGCACACGGACTTCCCCAAGCCGGTCGGCGGCACCGAGACCAGCCCGGCCTTCGCACTCGCCGAGGTCGAGGCGTGGCTGCGCCACCAGGGCAAACTCGCCGAGGTCCCGTTGCGGGAGCGCGTCTGGCAGCAGCTCGCCGGCCACCCGGCGGGCCCGGTCACCGCCCTCATCCACGCCGGCTGCGTCCTGCTGTTGATCCACGACCGCCCCACGGTCTGGCTCGACGTGAGCGCGGGCTCCGACGAACGCCTGGCCGCGACGCTGCCGGGCGCGCTGGAGCAGGTGCTGACACCGCGCTTCGGTTCGGTACGCCGAGGGCGAGGTGTTCACGCGGTTCACACGGGAGCGGACGCCGCAGGTGTGTCGCCTGTGAATCGTTCACCCGATGTGAACGGCACGCGTCCCGTTCACGCCAGGCCCGGCCTGAGTGACCCGACGGCTGTGAACACCCCGGCGCACCCGTCCGCCCTCGACTCCGACCCGTCCGCCGTACACACCCCACGTGCCGGGAACAGTGGACCCGCTGTGAACGCCGCACCGCCTGTGAACACCCCGCAAGCCGTTCACGCCACCGCCGCCGTTCACGCCACCCCGGCCGTCGAGGCCCCCACCGGCCCCGGCCTCCTCTCCTCCGCCGCCCTCCTCCGCGGCGCCGCCGAGCTGGCCGCCGAACTGGGCGCCCGGCAGACGTTCGAGTTCCTGCTCGGCCGGCACCTCGACGCCAACCCGCGCCAGTACACGCTGACCCCCGCCGATCTCGCCGGTCTCATGGCCGACCTCGCCGGCCCCGCGCACACCGTCCTCGACCCCGCCTGCGGCACCGGCGCCCTGCTGCGCGCCGTCACCCCCCGCCCCGACCAGCAGCTGTACGCCCAGGACAGCGCCCGCGACCTGGCCGCGCTCGCCGCGTTGCGGCTCGCCCTGTCCTCCCGGGCCGCCGTGCGCGGCGCCGCCGGCGACACCCTGCGCGCCGACGCCTTCCCCGGGCTGCGCGCCGACGCCGTCCTGTGCCACCCCCCGTTCAACGAGCGCAACTGGGGTCACGACGAACTGGCCTACGACCCCCGCTGGGAGTACGGCTTCCCGGCGCGCACCGAGTCCGAGCTGGCCTGGGTGCAGCACGCCCTCGCCCGCCTCAAGGACGGCGGCACCGCCGTTCTGCTCATGCCGCCGGCCGCCGCGTCCCGCCGTTCCGGCCGCCGGATCCGCGCCGACCTGTTGCGCCGCGGCGCGCTGCGCGCCGTCATCGCCCTGCCACTGGGCGCGGCGCCCCCGCACAACATCCCGCTCCACCTGTGGGTGCTGCGCCGTCCCGACAAGGCTCCCCAGCAGCCCGCGGTGCTGCTGGCGGACACGGGGCAGTTCGCGACCGAGGGGCGCGGCGGACCGGACTGGCGGGCGGTGCGGGAGGCCGTACTCGACGCCTGGCGGGTCTTCGACAAGGCCGGGAGCCTCGACGAGCGGCCCGGTCTGGCCCGTTCCGTGCCCGTCATCGAGCTTCTCGACGACGACGTGGACTTCGCCCCCGCCCGCCATCTGCCGCCCCCGGCCGCGGCCGAGGGCGCGGAGCAGCTCACGGCCGTGCGCCAACGCCTCGGTGAGACCCTGCGCCTGACCACCGAGCTCACCCCGCCGCCCGCCGACCCCGCACAGCCCGCGCCCCGCTGGCCGCTCACCACCGTCGGCGAACTCGCGCGCGGGGGAGCCCTGGTGACACTGACCGGGGGAAACGGCGGGCACGCGCGCGTGCCCGTGCTCACGGACCACGACGTGCTCTCCGGAACAGATCCCTCCGGTGCGCTGCCGGAGAGCGACGAGGAGGCCGTGCTGACCGAGCCGGGCGATGTCGTGGTGCCGGTGCTCGGCGGCGGCTCGATGGCGCGCGTGATCGACGAGGCGACCGGCGGCGCCGCCCTGGGGCGCAACCTCGTGCTCCTGCGCCCCGACCCCGCCGCGCTCGACCCGTGGTTCCTCGCCGGCTTCCTGCGCGGCACCGCCAACAACCGCCAGGCCAGCAGTTACGCGTCCACGGCCACCCGCCTCGACGTACGACGTCTCCAGCTGCCCCGGCTCCCGCTCGACGAACAGCGGCGCTACGGCGCGCGTTTCCGCGCCCTCGACGAGTTCGAGCGGGCACTGCGGCACGCGGGCCGGCTCGGGAACCAGCTCGTGCGCGGCATGTACGACGGACTGACGGACGGAACGGTCGCCCCCGACTGA
- the yjfF gene encoding galactofuranose ABC transporter, permease protein YjfF translates to MSATTKTRPAPASEGRTASRAARLLGDRRLPVLVTAGLFLAMYVGGLSRYANYGFGEPQVFLNLFIDNGYLLVAAVGATFVILSGGIDLSVGSVIGFTTMFTAWLVERQGLPILLVIPMALAVGALGGFVMGYVIHNFEIQPFIVTLAGLFLFRGLCLVISKESISIGDSSVSSMAQAQVSLGGAFLSIGAIVALVVLGVAFYVLHYTRFGRRVYAIGGNEQSALLMGLPQGGTKIAVYTVSGFCSALAGLLFTLYIQSGDPLHATGMELDAIAAVVIGGTLLTGGSGYVLGTLFGVLVLGLIKSIIQFEGTLSSWWTKIATGVLLCAFILIQRAMTSRKKT, encoded by the coding sequence ATGAGCGCGACCACCAAGACCCGACCGGCACCGGCGTCGGAAGGCCGAACGGCGTCCAGGGCCGCGCGCCTGCTCGGCGACCGGCGTCTGCCCGTCCTGGTGACGGCCGGACTCTTCCTGGCGATGTACGTCGGCGGGCTGAGCCGCTACGCCAACTACGGCTTCGGTGAACCGCAGGTCTTCCTGAACCTGTTCATCGACAACGGCTACCTGCTGGTCGCCGCCGTGGGCGCCACGTTCGTCATCCTGTCCGGCGGGATCGACCTGTCCGTGGGCTCGGTGATCGGCTTCACCACCATGTTCACGGCCTGGCTGGTGGAGCGTCAGGGCCTGCCGATCCTGCTGGTGATCCCCATGGCCCTGGCCGTGGGCGCGCTCGGCGGTTTCGTCATGGGTTACGTGATCCACAACTTCGAGATCCAGCCCTTCATCGTCACCCTCGCCGGACTCTTCCTCTTCCGTGGCCTGTGCCTGGTCATCAGCAAGGAGTCGATCTCCATCGGCGACTCCTCGGTGAGCAGCATGGCCCAGGCGCAGGTGTCCCTGGGCGGGGCCTTCCTGTCGATCGGCGCCATCGTCGCACTGGTCGTCCTCGGCGTGGCGTTCTACGTGCTGCACTACACGCGCTTCGGACGCCGGGTGTACGCCATCGGCGGCAACGAGCAGTCGGCCCTGCTGATGGGCCTTCCGCAGGGCGGCACGAAGATCGCCGTGTACACCGTGAGCGGCTTCTGCTCGGCTCTGGCCGGCCTGCTGTTCACCCTGTACATCCAGTCCGGCGACCCGCTGCACGCCACTGGCATGGAGCTGGACGCGATCGCCGCGGTCGTCATCGGCGGCACACTGCTGACCGGCGGCTCCGGCTACGTGCTGGGCACCCTGTTCGGCGTCCTGGTGCTGGGCCTGATCAAGAGCATCATCCAGTTCGAGGGCACCCTCAGCTCCTGGTGGACGAAGATCGCCACGGGTGTGCTGCTGTGCGCCTTCATCCTCATCCAGCGCGCCATGACGTCCCGCAAGAAGACCTGA
- a CDS encoding ABC transporter permease, with amino-acid sequence MTTTPRWRALTQHHLFWPVAVLVVLLLVNVPFTPDFFAIKMTDGHLYGSLVSIVLFGSPLILVAVGMTLVIATGGIDLSVGAVVAITGALTCSYISDQADQGALSGVLLAMGLGLLAAVVCGLWNGFLVARMGIQPIIATLIIMVAGRGVAQLITDGQIITINSEPYKLIGGGYWLTLPFSIFVVAAVVAITVALTRRTALGLLVESVGGNAEASRLVGIRSLRIKIMVYVFCALCAGIAGLMISSNTSAADGNNAGLWIELDAILAVVIGGTSLLGGRFSIGGTVIGALVIQTLTTTIYTIGVPTQTNLVFKAVVVIVVCLLQSPKFRAKVFGAKGLKGRRPAAPTDTAATPEAAPTMEVSR; translated from the coding sequence GTGACCACCACCCCCCGATGGCGAGCACTGACGCAGCATCACCTGTTCTGGCCGGTCGCCGTGCTGGTCGTCCTGCTGCTCGTCAACGTTCCCTTCACCCCCGACTTCTTCGCGATCAAGATGACGGACGGCCACCTCTACGGCAGCCTCGTCTCGATCGTGCTGTTCGGATCGCCCCTCATCCTGGTGGCGGTCGGCATGACCCTGGTCATCGCCACCGGCGGCATCGACCTCTCGGTCGGCGCCGTGGTCGCGATCACCGGAGCACTGACCTGCTCGTACATCAGCGACCAGGCCGACCAGGGCGCCCTGTCCGGGGTACTGCTCGCGATGGGCCTGGGCCTGCTGGCCGCGGTCGTCTGCGGCCTGTGGAACGGCTTCCTGGTCGCCCGGATGGGCATCCAGCCGATCATCGCCACCCTGATCATCATGGTCGCCGGACGCGGTGTCGCCCAGCTGATCACCGACGGCCAGATCATCACGATCAACAGCGAGCCGTACAAGCTCATCGGCGGCGGCTACTGGCTGACCCTGCCCTTCTCCATCTTCGTGGTGGCCGCGGTCGTCGCCATCACCGTGGCCCTGACCCGCCGTACGGCCCTCGGCCTGCTCGTCGAGTCGGTCGGCGGCAACGCCGAGGCCAGCCGCCTGGTGGGCATCAGGTCCCTGCGTATCAAGATCATGGTGTACGTGTTCTGCGCACTGTGCGCGGGCATCGCGGGCCTGATGATCAGCTCCAACACCTCGGCCGCGGACGGCAACAACGCCGGCCTGTGGATCGAGCTGGACGCCATCCTCGCCGTGGTCATCGGCGGCACCTCGCTGCTGGGCGGCCGGTTCTCCATCGGCGGCACCGTCATCGGCGCCCTGGTCATCCAGACCCTGACCACCACGATCTACACCATCGGCGTGCCGACCCAGACCAACCTGGTCTTCAAGGCCGTCGTCGTCATCGTCGTCTGCCTGTTGCAGTCCCCGAAGTTCCGCGCCAAGGTCTTCGGCGCGAAGGGCCTCAAGGGCCGCCGTCCCGCGGCTCCGACGGACACCGCCGCGACGCCCGAGGCCGCTCCCACCATGGAGGTGTCGCGATGA
- a CDS encoding sugar ABC transporter ATP-binding protein, giving the protein MAEPLPVLEMTGIVKEFPGVRALSGVDFRLFPGEIHALMGENGAGKSTLIKVLTGVYALDGGTVTLDGAPVRIDSPLQAQQAGISTVYQEVNLCPNLSVAENIFIGREPTRAGRIQWKRMRKEAAELVDRLGLDIDVTAPLSSYPLAVQQLVAIVRSVGTGDSDGAGAGTKVLVLDEPTSSLDRDEVLELFRLMRQLRDEGVAILFVSHFLDQIYEICDRMTVLRNGTLVGEHMVGDLDQVGLVQLMIGKALDQLEELHDHQLRADVGEPLVHADGLGRTGAIAPFDLEIKKGEVLGLAGLLGSGRTELARLLFGADQPDSGKVTIGGKQVSMSAPNDAIGAGVAFCSENRKAEGLVPDLTVRENIILALQASRGWTRPIPAAQRDELVAKYIKALDIRPANPEARVGQLSGGNQQKVLLARWLITQPKLLILDEPTRGIDVGAKAEIQKLVVSLSEEGMSVLYIAAELEEVLRLSHTIGVLRDRKLVAQIANGPEITPTRILETIASGEHQ; this is encoded by the coding sequence ATGGCAGAGCCGCTGCCCGTCCTGGAGATGACGGGCATAGTCAAAGAGTTTCCGGGGGTACGGGCTCTGTCGGGTGTCGACTTCCGGCTCTTCCCCGGCGAGATCCACGCCCTGATGGGCGAGAACGGCGCCGGGAAGTCCACCCTCATCAAGGTGCTGACCGGCGTCTACGCGCTGGACGGAGGCACGGTCACCCTCGACGGGGCGCCCGTGCGGATCGACAGCCCGTTGCAGGCCCAGCAGGCCGGCATCAGCACCGTCTACCAGGAGGTGAACCTCTGCCCCAACCTGTCGGTGGCGGAGAACATCTTCATCGGACGTGAACCCACGCGCGCGGGCCGCATCCAGTGGAAGCGCATGCGCAAGGAGGCGGCGGAGCTGGTCGACCGGCTCGGCCTCGACATCGACGTGACCGCGCCCCTGTCCTCGTACCCGCTGGCCGTGCAGCAACTGGTCGCGATCGTACGGTCGGTGGGCACCGGCGACAGCGACGGCGCGGGCGCCGGCACCAAGGTGCTGGTCCTGGACGAGCCGACGTCCAGCCTCGACCGCGACGAGGTCCTCGAACTGTTCCGCCTGATGCGGCAGCTCAGGGACGAGGGCGTCGCGATCCTGTTCGTCTCGCACTTCCTGGACCAGATCTACGAGATCTGCGACCGGATGACCGTCCTGCGCAACGGCACCCTCGTCGGCGAGCACATGGTCGGCGACCTCGACCAGGTCGGGCTCGTCCAGCTGATGATCGGCAAGGCCCTGGACCAGTTGGAGGAGCTCCACGACCACCAGCTGCGCGCCGACGTCGGCGAACCGCTGGTCCACGCCGACGGTCTCGGCCGGACCGGCGCCATCGCCCCCTTCGACCTGGAGATCAAGAAGGGCGAGGTCCTCGGACTGGCCGGCCTGCTCGGCTCCGGGCGTACCGAACTCGCGCGGCTGCTCTTCGGCGCCGACCAGCCGGACAGCGGCAAGGTCACCATCGGCGGCAAGCAGGTCTCGATGAGCGCCCCGAACGACGCGATCGGCGCGGGCGTGGCGTTCTGCTCGGAGAACCGCAAGGCCGAGGGCCTGGTGCCCGACCTGACCGTGCGGGAGAACATCATCCTCGCCCTTCAGGCCTCGCGCGGCTGGACCCGGCCCATCCCGGCCGCCCAGCGCGACGAACTCGTCGCCAAGTACATCAAGGCGCTGGACATCCGCCCCGCCAACCCCGAGGCCCGCGTCGGCCAGCTCAGCGGCGGCAACCAGCAGAAGGTGCTGCTCGCCCGCTGGCTCATCACCCAGCCGAAGCTGCTGATCCTGGACGAGCCGACGCGCGGCATCGACGTCGGCGCGAAGGCGGAGATCCAGAAACTCGTGGTCTCGCTCTCCGAGGAAGGCATGTCCGTGCTGTACATCGCGGCCGAGCTGGAGGAGGTGCTCCGGCTCAGTCACACCATCGGTGTGCTGCGCGACCGCAAGCTGGTCGCACAGATCGCCAACGGGCCCGAGATCACCCCCACCCGGATCCTGGAGACCATCGCGAGCGGAGAACACCAGTGA